The window ATTTTAGAAAAATGTTGGGCTTACTTTCCGCAAAAGGTCGATACCTATAACGCATTAGGTTAGTATTATTAATCTCTTCCTTTACAGCCATGAAGAGATAGTAGTGAGATACAATTTACACAAGGAAGAAAGTTCTCTTGGGTCAAGTTTGATTTCCATCCACTAAACCAAGAGTAGTGTTTGGGTGTAATCGTTTCACTATTTTCTTCTTATCACATAATAAGAGATTAAATGTCTTTCTAGCTCGTTGTCTATGGGTAGTTGGGAGGCATACCCGGTGCTAGCTCGGGTTAAACAGTTGGGGGGGGATTTCATTGATTGCCGATGGTCTTGGGTGCCATGGTCTGCTAATGGCGTGGCTCACAAGATTGCATCGATTGGTTTTTCGGAGATGAGTGATGTCGTTTGGGTCGTTAGGCCCCCATCTTCGTTGGTCTATGTATTGAACAATGATGGATTACCGTGCCCTCATTAATGGGTTATGGTGGTGATGGGGGGGACGCCTCTACTTGGTGGAGGGGTCGTTGTGGCTTCCCGTGTCACTGCTTAGTATTGTTATTATGTTTGCCTCTCTGTAGGCCTATTTATGATATGGTTCttggtttcaaaaaaaaaaattaataataataagagaGTAGAATTGCAAACCGGTTATGCTTAAAATTTTGCCACAAGTGAGAgtaattgtgtttttttttttttttttttttgaaactttaacaaaaagttcccgatactgtttactttaacgaaaaatcatatttttacactaaaaagttaatcatgatactgttcattttaccctttatccttaaaactcaaaattttcaagtcatttttcattagtttttttttttttttgtatgactTAGCAATGAAAGTCATTGTATCAAGACTCAGTAGTATTATAAGTATCAATTTTTTATGTCAATTTAAGTCGTAGAGTTTTATTTAATAGCTTtggtttcattaaaaaaaaaaaaaaaaactaatgaaaagttaaaaaaaaaactttagttttaaagaaaaaagacaaataaatgtgtagtGAATATTACCAGAGAAacgtaaaaatgtgatttttcgttaaaagtgaacagtaccataagtgtttcattaaaactctaaaaaaaaaaagggtaaatgacaaaaaactacATGAACTATTGGTCTCACGATACTATCATacattatcttttaaaattgacaatgacatacctcattttacgaatttggtccaatgtcaGACCTTCgtcagtttttttattaatttctctgttaagtgctgatgtgacTTGAGATCGGACCCATTTCCTAGCCAAgtagataaaaatattaattaaatatataataaaataaaaataaattattttaatatttttattttaaaaatgtgGGACCCACCCCTATAATTATCTCCCTTTTTACTTCTTGATCCGTTCCAACCCTCTTTattgtctctctctcttctctctctgggCACCTGCATCCCCAAAATCCCAGAACCCCCTCATTTTTATTCCTCTGCAATTCTCCACGCAGCCCCCAACACCCACCTTTTCATGTCCCCTACCTTTGTCCCTCTTTCTATTCTAGAACCCCCTCCCTTTCGAAGATCTTCGaaccaaaccctaaccctaaccctaattccccAATTTCAAACAGAAAACCCCAATTCCCCCCAAACTCAATCCTTTAAACTCACCTAAGAATCAAAATACATGTGGAACCCACCTCTACaattctctccctttctcccttttttcttcctcttcctgatccGAACCCATCTCTCACCCACCTCCTCTGCACCAAATCCTCCTCCTTCAAGCCACCAAACCCTTCCTCACTCGTCCCCCTAAACTTCCTCCACCACCCACTCTCTcgctctctcgctctctctctctctttgggcAACGACAATCTAcaatttaaaactttaaaaaaaaagtaaggcCGAAGCCGGAGGGGCGAGGGAGAAGGGGTCTTAGGGTTTGGGTGGAGGAGTTGGAcgatgaggaggaagaagaggagccacgcGTGGAGTTTTGGGACAAGGAACCAGAGGGCTAGAGGTTGAGTTATGCTCTAGAATTGTAGAGGATGATGGCAGCCCGGTCGTAGACGCGGGTAGCCTCCTTGATAGTGGCGAAGGTCCCCAGCCACTTGCGAGTGTGTTTACGCGGCTCGCGGAGCTCAGCTACCCATTTGCCCAGCTCCGCTGACACACGCCGCGGTACCTGAACTTGTTGTTGTCAGGGCCTCCTTTGAcactgccaaaaaaaaaaaatctaggttttttttgtccaaaatttttttaaataaaaaggtaAAGAATGGATGaaggaagaaggtgaaaaatggAGGTGAAGAATGGATGAAGGTGAGGGTGAAGAATGAAGGTGTTGGTGAAGGTGAGAGagataggagagagagagagagagagagatggaacgCATGGAGAAAGGGAAGAAATGGAGGGTTGGAACggattaggaagaaaaagaggagaaagggaaagaaTTATAGGGGATGGGTCCCAcatgttttaaaataaaaatattaaaataatttatttttaatttattaatatttttatccacTTGGCCGGGAAATGGGTCCTGTCTCAAGTCAGGtcaacatttaacagaaaaattaacagacaaaacggaggtctgacattggaccaaattcgtaagatgaggtatgacattgtcaattttaaaagatgaggtatgatggTGTCGTAAGACCAATAGTTGatgtagttttatgtaatttacctaaaaaaaaaattataaacagaAATTAAATGATTCCATTCCTTTTGAATTAGTATAACATTTTCAAGTGGTCTTTGTCCTCATATTTGATTGCCAGACAGTGGAGGAGCAAAGGCTGGATGAACTCAATTTCAGTCTAAGTATTTATGTGGCACAGATACATCTACCATCGTGGCGTTTCttttcgataaaaaaaaaagatgtgtaaGTATTTGTCCGCACGGTGTTATTTGGAAGGGGATGTAATGGTACATGTGCACTTGTAAAAATTATTATGAGTATCAAAGACTTATCAATCAGATCACTTAAGTCTCAAGTAACTTATTATATAAGTAACTTGGCATTCGAATGATCTTGCACCCCCAATGTGGAAATAATAATAGTCTTAAATATGATTAACCAATTACGTAATCCTATTTAGTATGACTTATTATTGTATGACATAACATATATGATGGTGATTATGAATATCTCTCAATCAAGCCTATATAAAACTTGTTAATAACAAGCTTGATTGAGAGATATCCTAGCAACTATGTAAAAATTGTCACTGCTCTTATAATACACACCCCATTTCAATGCTAAACCCTATTCTCTAGTAAGAGCATTTAGATTGTAGAGAGTAAAAGACAATTCATAATTCTTCACCACCAACCTCTTCTTCGTATTCTAAAGAtaagttcttctctattttaCATTGATTTGATTATATTATATTCGTGATTTTAATGTCTTATTTTTATCCGCACAACGCTATTTCATAGGTAAGGAACGTCATGATACATGTGTAATTATGTCATGTAAAAACAGGCCATGTAAACCCCAAAATGTATTGACACACTGACCCACATAAACCTACTTGTGTCCCGCCAAAAGATAGTACCAAATAAAGGCAACTAGCTACGAGTCTCATCTAGCCTCTCCCCACACACGCCCGCAATACAGTTTCtgatgaaaatgaaatgggTGGAGTTGTTGTGATACTTGGGTCCACTAAGGATCAGTTTGGGATTACTAtgctttttaaaaaaactacttttgttatgttttaaaaataatcagttgtaaaataaagttgatgAGCGTTTGGTTAATTGAATTTTAAAAGTATTGTGAGTAGGAAAAGCAACgcaaaagtgtttggtaaaatttaatgtaaaagtAATATAATTGTATTAAATGACAAATGTACATAATAGTAGGAGTGGGGGCGACAACAGTGAtggtaatggtggtggtggtggatgcGGTGGAGGTGATGGTGGTGCTAATAGTGGGATGTGTTGGTTGGGGTGGAAAGGTAACAATGGTGGTAGGGCAGTGGCGGCAATGATAGTGGTAATGTtagttgtggttgtggtggtaATGGTGGCTGTTGTGGTAATGGTGGTGACAATGATGGTAGTGATGACAATAGTGGAGATTATGGttatgatggtggtggtgataaATGTCAGTATTTGTAGTGGTAAGTGGTAACGTTTACTCTATTCTCTAAGGGATATAATGTGTGTGAAAGGCTAAACaatgtcatttaaaaaaattaatgaaggtattacaacaattgaaaaaaattattaaagacCCAActctgttttttattaaaacagcTTTTAAAAGCAACCTACATACTGCTTTTAAAAGCTGTTGTCTGGAATccattgcttttaaaataagcagGATATTTTACTTTTAGCAACACACATTTTTAAtgcttaactttaaagttaagcagtttttagtgaaaaaaaaatatacacacacacataccaaACGGGGCCTAACAACCTGCAAATGTACACTTCATCCCCTTGCTGCTTTAAGCAACCACACACATGATGCATGCATGGTGGATCCATCAAACCCCAATTGCTAAAACATAGGAAAAGCTACTTTATATatgaaagaaggaaaaataaaacaatcatcTATAGAACACTACTTTCCAACGGCAAAAAAGTATCTATGATACAGAATGTGCTGAGTcagaaaatttaattttaaaaaaaaaagaaaaaaaaaaaaaaggaggaaaagcTAATTTACATATGGGAAAATTAATGAGGTATAAGCTCCCAAAATTAGCTTCCTGTAACCTAGCAACTAGCCATTACCTCTGCGTATGGCTTTCGAAGTAGATGAATCTCGAAAAGACGGAACAGTGCTTTCCTCATCATTCAGGTTTCCATGTACTGTGAGGTTGGGGGGCTTATTTTTGTCTTCTCGGCACCTGCAAGTTGGTTTATATCAAACAATTTGCATATCGGTTTAGGAATAGTGATCGGCCTTATGTTAGAGACTGCATACTGTGGTATACACAAGTTTGAAGCATATGGGGCACTTACCATAATGAACCCCACGTATTTCGACTTCTCGCCATTCTTGGACAAGGGCACAGCAGCAACACATGAAATGTGAAAGGAAGTCATCAATAAAGCCTCCCTGCCAAAGAACGGAGGTTTATCACGGTAAATGTTGGTTCCTCATGTTGGATTATGACATATTAGAATGTGGAGCTATCGAACCAAAGTCACATCTATCACAGTAAAACGATCATGTTGTTTGGTTCATGTGCTTGGTAATGCATTTTCTATATATAACACGATACACGACAGAGGAGAATTACAGTGCATTCATCTCATGTCTCAATATACCAGAACCTACGAGATCAAACTATGCAGTCGTGAAGATACTATGATTTTACTTCAAGCGAGgaaaatgggaaaggaattACCGAGATATTCAACGTCTTGCGAAGTTTCCTTCTAATGCAGCATGTATAGCAACAGCATGACAATACTAGCGAATAAGCCATCAATTCATTACATGCTTCTGCTGAAGCTGATAATCATCAAAAAGAATTTATGAGTTTCCGACAGTATAAGAAAGGGCATGCATAGAATGTCAATATTGCCACGGCCAAAAAGAAACGCACCATTGCAACTTAATTTAACCATAGAAAGTGAGGAAATAATGTGAAACATGGGGCATATCTAGAAGTAACGGAACAGTCTATGTATGCACTTGACGAGCCATAAAAATACTCCCAAAATAAAATCAACTGAACATTCAAAATCACTGTCCACCACAAAAATAATGCTATCACAAGTCGATCACCTTAAACTCTGTACTGTGAAAGTACAAGACTTGAAACAAATGCCAAAGAGCATTCGGATACAGCCTCATCAAATAGGCTGTCAATCTTTCTAATGTGTAACTGCAACCAGCCCATCGTTGTTAGCTTGATATAGATTAGCCTGTACGCACATTATCTAACTTTCGGGACATGGTGGCAGTCTGAATTACGTTAGAGCTTTGAACTAAGCAGTTTTGGGTTCAAAGTCTCTCATCCCCCATCACTCAGTTATATTTTAACTGACAGTGAGGCAGAATGGGGCTACACACCTATGTTTTCTGTctgccactccacatgcataatGGGGATGCATGTGAGCGGGTGCAAGCTTGATATACATTATTTACCCATTCCTAAGCTTTTGAGGATACATTAAAAGTATAACATATAAAAACGGATTAACCAGGCTTAGATAATCCGGAGAAAACTTACAAATAGGCCTGTTAGTTGCCACAGAAGCAATTTTTGAAAACGTCCCACAAGGATAGAAGAATGTCTTTATACCTGCAAAGAAAATAATCGCCAAAACCTTAGCATGCACAGCACAATTTTCCCTTTAATCACTTGGTATAGGGGATGATGTAACTCTTCTGTGTCTAATGATTGTAATGTTTGACCACCCCAACCTTGATTATATGACATTTATATGAAAGCAATATTGTACATATCACAGAACTTAATTTGTGATGCACCCTAGACTCATGAAAAAAACCATATCCGAAATAAAAATCATCTTAACACGTGCATTGCATGTGCATGAGTGGATGGAGTGAGAGAATATTGAAGCTTGAGTTAACTGGTGTTATTATAAGCAGAGGCAATGGGTTTTGGAAGATTACACTCAGCCCAGCAGGATAAGCCAACAGGACCAATTTGTAATAAACTCCGAACAACCCCATTTTTTAGTCATGTTAATTGAAATTGACATGTCTAAACTACTAATAAAACTATAGTAATATTGAGACTAACAAATATTCTTACATAAAACTGTAGCCCTAATTTTTTGACATTTCCTTCCTGTTTGGATTGAATGGTACTATATAAAATATTAGACCTATCCCTTGCCTTCATTACCTGGGGCAAGTTTCAAGAACAGACGCACAGTATGAGATACacgacaagaagaaaaaaaggagcaGAATCTTACTGCTAGATCTCATCAAGCATACAGAAGCATGTGGAGCATGAAAGCAAAAGTAAAGGCACCCTAATCCATTATAACACTTTGATTATCAATTCCAGTCACCAGACTAAAAGAATAAAGAACTTACACAGAAATGGTTCTGAGCAACATCCAAGTAGATCAGTATTCCATTCTTCATGCCGGTGTGAACCTCTAGTCGACAACAAATCATGTCCAGAAGAAACCGAAGACGTGCTTCTGCATATACAAATCGTCACATCAGATATGCAAAAGACCCCAAGAAGTACAGCGATGTGAGTGCACACAGACATGGGAAAATCAGAATCCCTTGCATAATGATATGTATATCTCTGCTCATCAGACATATCTGACTGACGGAGATCAATCAATGTTGAGAAGCTCCAAGTATGAAACTAGCCTATGCATCACCATTGTTACATTCACCGATTGCAACACTAAATTTTAAATGGCGCTATGACTACATAGAATTACAGATGTACAAAACATACAGAAAACTAACCTTGAAGTTTTGCGAGATTCACTTTTTTGATAGCTTTCATTAGATGAATGATCTTTCTCATTATTGGCATCTGACTGACTCCGCTCTACTTTCTTACTACTTTTTTCGGGGGAAGAATTTGCAGCTACGGTTTCTGTCACTTCCAGTAAACGCTGAATTACTTCACATTGATCCACATCATAAGTAGCTTGCGACCGTTGTAGTTCAAGTTGAAgcttttcattttccttttggaGTGCCTCATTAAAAGCTAAGTTCGGATAGGAGCAAGAAAGTGTTTTCTTCAGTACTACAGTGTCATGTTTTGAGGGGTCTGGTTTAAGGATCACGTCCTGTACCTTTCTGTCCTCATCGTCCAACGTGTATTCACGTTGATCCATTTCAATGTCTTCCAATCTCTCCTGTAGTGAAGAGCAGAATGAATGAACTTAAATCCTGTTAAACCGTTAATAGAAAGGCAGGAACAGCTAAGCACAATCTTAGGCAATTAATTTAGTCTACTTTTACATATGGGCCAATATGCAGATTACAGTAAATCTGGAGGCAAAGCAAAGTTAAATGGAGTTTACGTGCTTGTTAATGAAGAAAGATAATGGTAATTGTAATTCATAATTACAAATTCTTAGACTTTAGTTTAAAGTATAGATTCGATAATCCTATATGTGGTTCAGATCCCAATCCTTGTCATTTCATATATCactgaaaaacaaaagtaagtcttggtaaataaaataaatcattaaCAACGAAAAGCTTCATACAAACTACTTCTGTTTGCTTAATTCTTCCATCAAGTTGCTGATATACCTAGCCTACTCAAAATAAGCCATCTCCATAACTTAAACATCTGATAATATAAGTAAAGGACAAAGTAGGGCAGACATCCTAGCTACTCAAAGTGAGCCATCTTTGTCCCTTCAACATTAACAATTCCAGGAGAAATTTAACGAAGGTTTGATGACGCGTAATCACCAAAACAAGAACAATCAAACTATAATATCCAATTTCAAGGATGATCACAAATTCCTCTTGCGACACACACTCGTCAATTAGACCACAAAGCAAACGAAGAACcgtaattataataataattactAAACCAATAACAATAACATGAAAaacgaaaaggaaaaagaaaaaaaaacaaacaataatcCGAAAAATTCAATACCCTGACTCGAGCGTTGTCCACGAGAGTAATCAGAGGCACAAGCTTCAAGTATCTATCAATTTCGTTCTGAGCCTTTCTGAACTGGTACACAATGTTCCATCCCATTGCAAGCAAATACAGATAGCTCCGGTCTTGGCAGCTATTGACCAAAATGTAAGACCTCCTCAGAGCTTCCTCGAGCTGCTCCAGAGGCTCCCTTGTCTCCGGATACCTCTTAAGCTCCGAGATCTTCAGCTGCTCCAACAAGTTCCCGATCAGCTTCAAATGCTGTGCAAATTGCCTGCAATTCTTCTTGTGCATTCGCGCCGTGTTTGCCGCCTTGACTATCAGTCCAATCAACCTCACAGCGTCTAGGCCCGTCAACTGAGCCACATTTGCAATTTCTCCCAAGTGATCCCACGACGCCATTTTCGCCTCTCCGAAAGCACTAAACCTCGACTTTTCAGCTTTTTTGTAAACACTTCACTGGATCACAGATACAGATCTCATTCACTATAATCACTTCAGTTTGACattaaacaaaaacatgaaccaaattGAAGTTCTAAAGCAGCAATTGCTCTGAAAAATTGCCCAAAAATCGAAAATCTCGGCGAAATTTGCAGGATTTTCAGCTACGGAATCGCATTGTGATTGAGATCTTCAGGTTTCGGAGCAATTGAGTGCGCATTTCAactgcaggaaaaaaaaaaaaaaaaagacgcaAAAAATCAGATAATGAAATCTCCAATTTTTGCATTTACGCTTATTGACTCGCTTTTTCAACGCTCAAATAAACAAAAGCgaccaaaaatattaaataaaaaattatataaaaaaactgCAAAGAAATATAAATGTATCGCCGTCAACTCACTGTTCTTCGCCGCCTTTCTTCAGCTTCCGGTCGGTTTTTCGTTACTAATTTTCAAAAAGAGAAAAGCACCTGCAGCAAAAGCTTTAAAGCTATTCAATCAgataaataagataaaaaatggaaaatgcaAATGAGAGCGAGGACGGAGGCGATGAGCGTTTGCTTCACCTTGTCTCTGCAAACAGGTGGGGGTGTAATTTTGAGCAACTTTGAGGGCTTTTTCTTCGCGTATTTATTGCATGAAACGGAAAAGAAACGTCAAAAATCTGCGACGAGGAGAAAGGGGCATTCGGATATTGGGCGTTGCAGGCATTGCTTTGCGGGAACGAGcttcttcttctgtttcttctttcttctcccctcctctctctcctctggtTCTGTGTGGATTTTGGAAGGTTTTGGGCAGAGAGATAAATAGATAGATAGAAAGAGAGCTCTGATGGAAAACTCCCACTcacgcactctctctctctctctcactgctTCGGTGTTATTTGTGCGTGCATTGTTTGAGCAAAGCaaacacacactctctctctcctctctcttctctctcttcttcactCTATCCCAATCGCACATGCCACGCCAGAAGAGGCTGATGAGCTAGGATTTAGTGGCGCCGGTGTTGAAAGACGAATTTGTCCATACTCCGCAATCGATTTTACGAAGCTGCCAAGTGTCAACGGCCTCGTCCTAGTGTAACGCCGCGGTTCGCCTGGTGGCGGTTAAATACTTGCGCCAAATTTCCTTtggagttttttctttttttttttgtcaaaaaatacaAACGTTAGATTAGCATGTCGGGTTGAACTCACGCCGAGTTTCTGTTTTTAGACCAACTAGATGATATtcaaattgagaaaaaaattaagataata of the Pyrus communis chromosome 1, drPyrComm1.1, whole genome shotgun sequence genome contains:
- the LOC137747489 gene encoding protein MID1-COMPLEMENTING ACTIVITY 1 encodes the protein MASWDHLGEIANVAQLTGLDAVRLIGLIVKAANTARMHKKNCRQFAQHLKLIGNLLEQLKISELKRYPETREPLEQLEEALRRSYILVNSCQDRSYLYLLAMGWNIVYQFRKAQNEIDRYLKLVPLITLVDNARVRERLEDIEMDQREYTLDDEDRKVQDVILKPDPSKHDTVVLKKTLSCSYPNLAFNEALQKENEKLQLELQRSQATYDVDQCEVIQRLLEVTETVAANSSPEKSSKKVERSQSDANNEKDHSSNESYQKSESRKTSRSTSSVSSGHDLLSTRGSHRHEEWNTDLLGCCSEPFLCIKTFFYPCGTFSKIASVATNRPISSAEACNELMAYSLVLSCCCYTCCIRRKLRKTLNISGGFIDDFLSHFMCCCCALVQEWREVEIRGVHYGAEKTKISPPTSQYMET